Proteins from a genomic interval of Paenibacillus sp. FSL H8-0048:
- a CDS encoding phytoene desaturase family protein gives MIRTTDTAKVAVIGAGPGGLAAAMLLAAEGYEVDLYEQQAAVGGRSGELKLGDYRFDRGATFLMMPHLLEELFALAGRSVHDYVALTPLDPLYSLHFGDTVFTPSTNQDQTAEQIERLFPGNGSGYRRFMAEEAGKLERVIPLLQRPFQSLGDYVKRDVFHALPKLNATDTVYNRLSRYFDDERLRFSFTFQAKYLGMSPWECPGTFTILSYMEHRYGLYHPAGGINRVLQAMAEVIQEHGGRVHTASGVKRIIVKDGQAAGLLLENGEKVDADYIVIGADFGSAMTQLFEPGLLKKYTPAKIARKRYSCSTAMLYLGVDGEVDLGHHSVHFADDYRRNVREITELGVLSEDASIYIHNPSVIDKTLAPPGKSSLYVLMPVPNLSAGIDWDQERAEVEDWMMERLEQIPQLAGIAGRVEESLFFSPLDWQNQQNVYNGATFNLAHNLGQMMHLRPHNTFEEVRGIWLVGGGTHPGSGLPTIFESAKISTRLLREHDQAVRGRFTVQAGAGAGVPL, from the coding sequence TTGATCCGAACCACAGATACCGCAAAAGTCGCAGTAATCGGCGCAGGGCCGGGCGGGCTGGCCGCCGCCATGCTGCTTGCCGCCGAAGGATATGAAGTAGATCTCTATGAACAGCAGGCGGCTGTTGGCGGAAGATCAGGAGAATTGAAGCTGGGAGACTACCGTTTTGACCGGGGAGCCACCTTCTTGATGATGCCTCATTTGCTGGAGGAGCTGTTCGCTCTGGCCGGGCGTTCTGTGCATGATTATGTTGCACTTACGCCGCTTGATCCGCTGTACTCTCTGCATTTTGGAGATACCGTATTTACGCCTTCTACGAACCAGGATCAGACGGCCGAGCAGATTGAGCGGCTGTTCCCCGGCAATGGCAGCGGCTACCGCAGATTCATGGCTGAGGAAGCCGGCAAGCTGGAGCGGGTGATTCCGCTGCTGCAGCGTCCATTTCAATCATTAGGAGATTATGTCAAAAGAGATGTGTTCCACGCACTGCCCAAGCTGAATGCTACAGACACTGTGTACAACCGGCTGTCCCGTTATTTCGATGATGAGCGGCTGCGGTTCTCGTTCACGTTCCAGGCCAAGTATCTGGGGATGTCGCCCTGGGAATGTCCGGGCACCTTCACGATTCTGTCGTACATGGAGCACCGTTACGGCCTGTACCATCCGGCGGGCGGAATTAACCGCGTGCTTCAGGCTATGGCTGAGGTCATCCAGGAGCATGGTGGGCGGGTCCATACCGCAAGCGGAGTGAAGCGCATTATCGTCAAGGACGGGCAGGCCGCAGGCTTGCTGCTGGAGAATGGGGAGAAGGTGGATGCGGATTATATTGTGATTGGAGCAGATTTTGGTTCTGCAATGACACAGTTGTTCGAGCCCGGACTTTTGAAGAAATATACGCCTGCCAAGATTGCCCGCAAAAGATATTCCTGCTCCACAGCTATGCTCTATCTCGGTGTGGATGGAGAGGTGGACCTGGGTCATCATTCGGTTCATTTCGCGGACGATTACCGGCGTAATGTCAGAGAGATCACCGAGCTGGGCGTGCTGTCGGAGGATGCTTCTATTTATATTCATAATCCGTCAGTTATCGATAAGACACTGGCGCCTCCCGGTAAGTCCTCGCTCTACGTGCTGATGCCGGTGCCTAATCTGAGTGCCGGTATCGACTGGGACCAGGAGCGTGCGGAGGTGGAGGACTGGATGATGGAGCGGCTGGAGCAGATTCCGCAGCTGGCCGGAATCGCCGGACGGGTGGAAGAGAGCCTGTTCTTCTCTCCGCTGGACTGGCAGAACCAGCAGAATGTATACAATGGAGCCACCTTCAATCTGGCCCATAATCTCGGGCAGATGATGCATCTGCGGCCGCATAATACCTTCGAGGAGGTACGCGGCATCTGGCTGGTCGGCGGGGGAACCCATCCGGGCAGCGGCCTGCCCACGATCTTTGAGTCGGCCAAGATCAGCACACGGCTGCTGCGGGAGCATGACCAGGCTGTACGGGGGCGGTTCACCGTACAGGCAGGCGCAGGCGCGGGGGTTCCGCTATGA
- a CDS encoding phytoene desaturase family protein has translation MSRVAIVGSGIGGLTAALLLTRQGHEVIIYERAAQAGGRVAFEEQDGYRIDRGPTIVLLPEMLLGILEEGGLPRSSLELLHCDPLYRVHFRSGRVLTKFADATAQAEEIDRLYPGEGKGFTRFMKDMSVLYPQGRTSFLERGYASGREFFSPANLSLMVRLRAYRNLRSAIGQYFRSEELKDAFSLQSLYIGGAPFRTPGIYTMLPYAEHAFGIWMLKGGYGTLPQIMARELENRGVEIHTGTEVESLIVEESRCCGVVVQGQSISYDAVLYNGDFPNVEQLLPPGVFKQEQAPVVTANMGRAVTAKAIKRGTWKPSSGCLLIYAATDKRWPDSLVHQFFLPDSLNSSLHELFDRGQIPQDSSYYVFNPAALDDSAAPPGQSVLYFLVPVPAAPDKNWEEIAGALADTVMSDAEKRGFPGLTASVIWRRLRTPADAEQEGMYGGGSFGIAPLLSQSGVFRPQPKPYPLKGFYAAGASVHPGGGVPIVMQGAKLAVQEMIKEMSVHG, from the coding sequence ATGAGCCGCGTTGCCATTGTAGGCAGCGGAATCGGCGGGCTGACGGCAGCGCTGCTGCTTACCCGTCAGGGGCATGAGGTGATTATTTATGAACGGGCAGCCCAAGCAGGCGGCCGGGTGGCTTTTGAAGAGCAGGACGGCTACCGGATTGACCGCGGTCCTACCATTGTGCTGCTGCCGGAGATGCTTCTGGGTATTCTGGAGGAAGGCGGCCTTCCGCGATCCAGCCTGGAGCTGCTGCACTGTGATCCGCTCTACCGGGTTCACTTCAGAAGCGGGCGGGTGCTGACCAAATTCGCGGATGCTACGGCGCAGGCGGAGGAGATTGACCGGCTCTATCCCGGAGAGGGCAAGGGCTTCACCCGGTTCATGAAGGACATGTCGGTGCTGTATCCGCAGGGGCGGACCTCGTTCCTGGAGCGGGGATATGCAAGCGGGCGGGAATTCTTCAGTCCGGCTAACCTGTCGCTGATGGTCCGCCTGCGTGCTTACCGGAATCTGCGCTCTGCTATCGGCCAGTATTTCCGCAGTGAGGAGCTTAAGGATGCGTTCTCCCTTCAGAGCTTGTATATTGGAGGAGCACCCTTCCGTACACCTGGCATTTACACCATGCTTCCTTACGCCGAGCATGCCTTCGGCATCTGGATGCTGAAGGGCGGATATGGGACGCTGCCACAGATCATGGCCCGGGAGCTGGAAAACCGCGGGGTAGAGATTCATACGGGCACAGAGGTGGAATCCCTGATTGTTGAAGAGAGCCGCTGCTGCGGAGTTGTTGTTCAGGGGCAGTCAATTTCCTATGATGCCGTTCTGTACAATGGGGATTTCCCGAATGTCGAGCAATTGCTGCCTCCTGGTGTGTTCAAGCAGGAACAGGCACCGGTTGTGACGGCGAATATGGGCAGAGCCGTAACAGCTAAGGCCATAAAACGCGGCACCTGGAAGCCCTCCTCGGGCTGTCTGCTGATCTATGCAGCCACGGATAAGCGCTGGCCGGATTCGCTGGTGCACCAGTTCTTCCTGCCGGACAGTCTGAACAGCAGCCTTCACGAGCTGTTTGACCGGGGACAAATTCCCCAGGATTCATCTTATTATGTATTTAATCCGGCAGCACTGGACGATAGTGCAGCCCCTCCCGGACAGAGCGTGCTCTATTTCCTTGTTCCAGTCCCGGCGGCGCCGGACAAGAACTGGGAGGAAATAGCCGGAGCACTAGCCGATACAGTCATGTCGGATGCCGAGAAGCGGGGCTTCCCCGGGCTTACCGCGAGTGTGATCTGGCGCAGACTGAGAACGCCTGCCGATGCGGAGCAGGAAGGAATGTACGGCGGGGGCAGCTTCGGTATTGCACCGCTGCTGAGCCAGTCGGGAGTATTCCGGCCCCAGCCGAAGCCGTATCCGCTTAAGGGGTTCTATGCCGCTGGTGCTTCCGTCCATCCGGGCGGCGGTGTGCCGATTGTGATGCAGGGAGCGAAGCTTGCCGTTCAGGAAATGATAAAGGAGATGAGCGTACATGGATGA
- a CDS encoding phytoene/squalene synthase family protein, giving the protein MDERILQQCEELMKKGSTSFHKAFDVLPSPRREAVHVIYAFCRIIDDSVDEPEGAPYSIHELREHFMNLEQADGHFIWPALRWLFSSFPQLQREPFLLQMEGQLRDLTFTAYDTMEQLKDYCYLVAGTVGEMLLPVLREDQSEAARTSGIALGIGMQLVNIIRDVGEDLRRGRRYVPLEVMDRHGYSQQELEDGEVNHRFTAVIQELRTEALDWFRQGLAHVDSYPLESGLAIELAASFYAAILDAVEADGYDVFRKRSYVSDEAKLQLFQRTVVRYAGVRTAVV; this is encoded by the coding sequence ATGGATGAAAGGATACTGCAGCAATGTGAGGAACTGATGAAGAAAGGGTCCACTTCGTTCCATAAGGCGTTTGATGTTCTGCCAAGTCCCAGGCGAGAAGCGGTGCATGTTATTTATGCCTTCTGCCGGATTATAGACGATAGTGTGGATGAGCCGGAAGGCGCGCCGTACAGCATCCATGAGCTTCGGGAGCATTTCATGAATTTGGAGCAGGCGGACGGGCATTTCATCTGGCCGGCGCTGCGCTGGCTGTTCAGCAGCTTCCCGCAGCTTCAGCGTGAGCCGTTTCTATTGCAAATGGAGGGACAGCTTAGAGATCTTACCTTCACAGCCTATGACACGATGGAGCAGCTTAAGGATTATTGTTATCTTGTAGCGGGAACGGTAGGGGAGATGCTGCTGCCTGTTCTGCGGGAGGATCAGAGTGAAGCGGCACGGACCTCGGGAATTGCGCTGGGGATAGGAATGCAGCTGGTGAATATCATCCGCGATGTAGGTGAGGATCTCAGAAGAGGACGCAGATATGTGCCGCTTGAGGTGATGGACAGACATGGCTACAGCCAGCAGGAGCTGGAGGACGGAGAGGTCAATCACCGGTTCACCGCTGTTATTCAGGAGCTGCGGACAGAAGCGCTGGACTGGTTCCGGCAAGGACTTGCGCATGTGGATAGTTATCCTTTGGAGAGCGGTCTTGCCATTGAGCTTGCCGCATCCTTCTATGCTGCTATTCTGGATGCTGTGGAGGCAGACGGGTATGATGTTTTCCGCAAAAGATCCTATGTCAGCGATGAAGCCAAGCTTCAGCTGTTCCAGCGTACGGTCGTGCGTTATGCCGGTGTAAGAACTGCGGTGGTCTGA
- a CDS encoding carotenoid biosynthesis protein, protein MVRTLFWIWYAIGALLLIVFGIPDSLKFSNGLFLVFYGAYGLDLVIKGQFKPFMSDWSVNSSGGRMTKRFWYAAALIWLGGMAVEWVGVHSGRLFGDYNYSTILGPLLFGVPVTLGFAWIAVVCNAVLISHNFGQRGLRLLLLRAVQVGFWTVLMDLVLDPVAHARNFWHWEGGGGFYQVPWSNFGGWLIAGAALSMLLPAVPFTRLAARRGTRLYQAILILFGLISLTEGLPACAVIAVAGAFLAEGSLRYAGSRSIGKI, encoded by the coding sequence ATGGTCCGAACCCTTTTTTGGATCTGGTATGCCATCGGTGCGCTGCTCTTAATCGTGTTCGGAATTCCGGATAGTCTGAAGTTCTCTAACGGATTATTTCTCGTATTCTACGGTGCCTACGGGTTGGACTTAGTAATCAAGGGGCAATTCAAACCCTTCATGTCTGACTGGTCAGTCAATTCTTCAGGAGGCCGGATGACCAAGCGGTTCTGGTATGCGGCGGCTCTTATCTGGTTAGGCGGAATGGCGGTTGAATGGGTAGGCGTGCATTCCGGCCGGTTGTTTGGGGATTATAATTATTCTACTATTCTCGGGCCTTTATTATTTGGTGTGCCGGTTACCCTGGGCTTCGCCTGGATTGCTGTTGTCTGCAATGCCGTGCTGATCAGCCATAATTTCGGACAGCGGGGCCTCCGGCTCCTGCTGCTGCGGGCCGTGCAGGTGGGCTTCTGGACGGTCCTGATGGATCTGGTGCTTGACCCTGTTGCCCATGCCAGGAACTTCTGGCACTGGGAGGGCGGCGGGGGCTTTTATCAGGTGCCCTGGAGCAATTTCGGCGGGTGGCTGATTGCAGGTGCTGCCTTGTCTATGCTGCTCCCGGCCGTGCCGTTCACCCGCCTGGCTGCCCGCCGGGGCACCCGCCTGTATCAGGCGATCCTGATCCTGTTCGGCCTGATCAGCCTGACAGAGGGGCTGCCTGCCTGCGCGGTGATCGCTGTGGCAGGCGCTTTCTTAGCCGAAGGGAGTCTGCGCTATGCTGGAAGCCGTTCCATCGGGAAGATTTGA
- a CDS encoding lysophospholipid acyltransferase family protein, protein MLEAVPSGRFDWLFYRYNSMYLLRRHFHFIGISGELQPAAAAGRGILYLMNHSSWWDGLLAYHAVGKLPGKRHYFMMEEEQLRKYTFFRKLGAYSIDPGSPGDARASLRYTAGLLEAGESVWMYPEGEIRPLEQRPLSLKEGASLALRLSPRAAVVPVTLYHGLFRHTKPEATLLAGAPLLLPWAEMDRSAIARLLETVLGGQLESHRCKVLNHQGYMPDEFRPLLRRGRSTNEWLDLLRPGGGRG, encoded by the coding sequence ATGCTGGAAGCCGTTCCATCGGGAAGATTTGACTGGTTATTCTACCGCTATAATTCCATGTATCTGCTCCGCAGACATTTCCACTTCATCGGAATCAGCGGAGAGCTTCAGCCCGCTGCCGCTGCGGGGCGGGGAATTCTCTACCTCATGAATCACAGCTCGTGGTGGGACGGCCTGCTGGCCTATCATGCCGTGGGGAAGCTGCCGGGGAAGCGTCATTATTTCATGATGGAAGAGGAGCAGCTGCGTAAGTATACCTTCTTCAGAAAGCTTGGCGCATATTCGATTGACCCCGGAAGTCCAGGAGATGCGCGGGCTTCCCTGCGCTATACAGCCGGGCTGCTGGAGGCGGGGGAGAGTGTCTGGATGTATCCTGAAGGGGAAATCCGGCCGCTGGAGCAACGGCCGCTGAGTCTGAAGGAAGGGGCTTCCTTGGCGCTGCGGCTCAGTCCGAGGGCGGCGGTAGTCCCAGTGACGCTATACCACGGCCTGTTCCGGCATACCAAGCCGGAAGCTACGCTGCTGGCCGGTGCGCCGCTGCTGCTCCCTTGGGCGGAGATGGACCGCTCGGCGATAGCCCGGCTGCTGGAGACTGTTCTTGGCGGACAACTGGAGTCCCACCGCTGCAAAGTGCTTAACCATCAAGGCTATATGCCGGATGAATTCCGGCCGCTCCTCCGCCGGGGGAGATCAACCAATGAATGGCTTGATCTGCTGCGGCCGGGCGGAGGGAGAGGATGA
- a CDS encoding glycosyltransferase: MNVFFQAVTGMLLLQLLFARWNAAQLPKLGAAPGARAAQVLPAPASSRSLRLSVLIPARNEADNIGDCLTSVMASCTGSIGAEIIVLDDSSADGTGAIAEETGGGRVRVLKGRPLPEGWLGKSHACAQLAEAASGDWLLFLDADVRLQQGALQAALSAAEAAGGGMITGFPRQMTGTWLERLVVPLMVFTIICHLPIPLVRGSRDSRFVAAHGGFILIHRDSYDSCGGHEAIRSELVDDMALARAVKRSGGTVTLMDVTEQVFMRMYHNARQVWNGYRKNIYAGIGRNPLLLLGVLIVYLSLYVVPAAAVLYYGLSGEPGAALWPAAALLAGLAVKRTSDAAGRQPFWFCLLLPASILCLSLIAVASWRGSRTRAGYEWKGRRYG, translated from the coding sequence ATGAATGTGTTCTTTCAGGCTGTAACTGGTATGCTGCTGCTCCAGCTTTTGTTCGCAAGGTGGAATGCAGCGCAGCTCCCTAAGCTGGGGGCAGCGCCAGGAGCTAGAGCGGCACAGGTGCTGCCAGCACCGGCTTCCTCCCGGTCCTTGCGCTTGTCGGTGCTGATCCCCGCCCGGAATGAAGCGGATAATATTGGGGATTGTCTCACCTCCGTAATGGCCTCTTGCACCGGTAGTATCGGGGCAGAGATTATTGTGCTGGATGATTCATCGGCTGACGGAACGGGGGCTATTGCCGAAGAGACGGGCGGCGGCAGGGTACGCGTTCTGAAGGGAAGGCCGTTGCCAGAGGGCTGGCTGGGCAAGTCCCATGCCTGTGCGCAGCTTGCAGAAGCGGCAAGCGGGGACTGGCTGCTGTTCCTGGATGCAGATGTCCGTCTTCAGCAGGGGGCGCTTCAGGCGGCGCTCTCTGCTGCTGAAGCAGCGGGCGGCGGCATGATTACCGGCTTCCCCCGGCAGATGACCGGAACCTGGCTGGAGCGGCTGGTGGTTCCCCTGATGGTCTTCACCATCATCTGCCACCTGCCCATTCCGCTGGTCCGCGGCTCCAGAGATTCGCGCTTTGTTGCGGCGCATGGAGGCTTCATCCTGATTCACCGGGACAGTTATGACAGCTGCGGCGGGCATGAGGCCATCCGCAGTGAGCTGGTGGATGACATGGCGCTGGCCAGAGCTGTGAAACGTTCAGGGGGGACGGTGACGCTCATGGATGTTACAGAGCAGGTGTTCATGCGGATGTACCACAACGCCCGGCAAGTATGGAACGGCTACCGGAAGAATATCTATGCCGGTATCGGCCGCAACCCGTTGCTGCTGCTGGGTGTGCTTATTGTATATTTGTCGCTGTATGTGGTGCCAGCCGCCGCAGTTCTATACTATGGCTTAAGCGGAGAGCCAGGCGCGGCGCTGTGGCCTGCTGCTGCGCTGCTTGCCGGTCTGGCCGTGAAACGGACCAGTGATGCTGCCGGACGGCAGCCGTTCTGGTTCTGTCTCTTACTGCCGGCGAGTATACTCTGCCTGTCGCTGATTGCTGTGGCATCCTGGCGCGGAAGCCGCACGCGCGCAGGCTATGAATGGAAAGGAAGGCGTTATGGATGA
- a CDS encoding phytoene desaturase family protein: MKPKAVIIGAGFGGLSCAVTLAAQGWEVTVLERQQQPGGKLQRVQAGGYTFDRGPSTITMPHVFRSLYELAGARMEDYVQLYELEPRTRNVFADGRVVDFSRDTGRMLEQMASYSPADAAKFPEFLEEASRLYQLSEKQFLNRLLLSWRDKLSPSLVRDLVRVRPFLSLHDLLLRYFSHPNTLAMLGRYATYVGSSPYRSPSIFAMLGHLEIQEGVYGVKGGTYELISGLSSLARNLGVQVITGIEVTGISVVSGAVEGVDTAQGFYPAKTVIAGGDVLSINRMLLPEAVRPGMTDRRIEAYEPSLSGLVTLAGVPRTYDALLHHTVFFPENYEQEFKDIFEHKRPPQQPTVYVCHSGYSEPEMAPAGGSNLFILANAPYLSPACDWSEERDACGERVLSVLESHGVSGLSSADVLERYTPQDIARDTLAHQGAIYGISSNTVKQTFSRPGNRSSDVKGLWYVGGTTHPGGGTPVVSLSGRLVGEYISSHI, translated from the coding sequence ATGAAACCGAAGGCAGTCATCATAGGCGCCGGATTCGGGGGGCTGTCCTGTGCGGTCACCCTTGCCGCGCAGGGCTGGGAAGTCACTGTGCTGGAACGCCAGCAGCAGCCCGGCGGCAAGCTGCAGCGTGTGCAGGCAGGGGGTTATACCTTCGACCGCGGCCCAAGTACGATTACGATGCCCCATGTCTTCCGCTCGCTCTATGAGCTTGCGGGAGCCCGCATGGAGGATTATGTCCAGCTCTATGAGCTGGAGCCGCGCACCCGCAATGTTTTCGCAGACGGCAGGGTGGTTGATTTCTCACGGGATACCGGGCGAATGCTGGAGCAGATGGCCTCATATAGCCCGGCAGATGCTGCGAAGTTCCCGGAGTTTCTGGAGGAAGCCTCGCGGCTGTATCAGCTTAGCGAGAAGCAGTTCCTGAACAGGCTGCTGCTATCCTGGAGGGATAAGCTTTCCCCTTCACTTGTAAGGGATCTGGTGCGGGTCCGGCCTTTTCTCAGCCTGCATGACCTGCTGCTCCGCTACTTCAGCCATCCGAATACGCTGGCTATGCTAGGCCGCTATGCCACTTATGTCGGATCATCGCCGTATCGTTCCCCCTCCATCTTCGCCATGCTGGGTCATCTGGAGATTCAGGAAGGCGTATACGGGGTGAAGGGCGGCACCTATGAATTAATCAGCGGCCTCTCTTCACTCGCCCGGAATCTGGGCGTGCAGGTGATTACAGGCATAGAGGTAACAGGGATTTCCGTAGTCTCCGGTGCGGTAGAAGGTGTGGACACGGCGCAGGGCTTCTACCCGGCCAAGACTGTGATTGCCGGTGGCGATGTCCTGAGCATCAACCGGATGCTGTTGCCTGAAGCGGTTCGTCCGGGAATGACGGACCGCAGGATTGAAGCGTACGAGCCCTCTCTGTCCGGGCTGGTAACGCTGGCGGGCGTGCCGCGTACATATGATGCGCTGCTGCATCATACGGTGTTTTTCCCGGAGAACTATGAGCAGGAATTCAAGGACATCTTCGAACATAAGCGTCCTCCGCAGCAGCCTACAGTGTATGTATGCCACTCCGGTTATTCCGAGCCTGAGATGGCGCCTGCGGGCGGCAGTAACCTGTTCATTCTGGCTAATGCGCCTTATCTGAGCCCGGCGTGCGATTGGAGTGAGGAGCGGGATGCGTGCGGGGAGCGGGTATTGTCTGTGCTGGAGAGCCACGGTGTGAGCGGTCTGTCGTCCGCAGATGTGCTGGAGCGGTATACCCCGCAGGATATCGCCCGCGATACGCTGGCGCATCAGGGAGCCATTTACGGGATATCCTCCAATACGGTGAAGCAGACCTTTTCCCGTCCAGGCAACCGTTCCAGCGATGTTAAGGGACTGTGGTATGTGGGCGGAACCACGCATCCAGGCGGGGGAACCCCTGTGGTGTCCTTGTCCGGCAGGCTGGTGGGCGAATACATTTCAAGCCATATATGA
- the fni gene encoding type 2 isopentenyl-diphosphate Delta-isomerase, which yields MNDMPRNGVPQSAVEPSGTGPQPGQEAAGLGLAGHKSLLPDSRTGERKIEHVRLCLNEDVAGSGITTGFEQYRFRHNALPELDYDTISLDTEFLGRALRTPLLISSMTGGSAATGKINERLAEAAERRGWALGVGSVRAAVERAELAATFHVRANAPAIPVIANVGAVQLAYGFGVEECRRAVEIAGADWLVLHLNGLQEVFQPEGDTGFGSLLKRIEALCRSLEIPVGIKEVGWGIDGDTAARLYQAGAAFIDVAGAGGTSWSQVEKFRSIDPVRRAAAEAFADWGIPTAECIAEVRAVSPHGALIGSGGLKNGVDAAKALALGADLAGFGRGLLGPAVSSEEALDQALAQVELELRTVMFGIGAPDLAALRGTPRLVRR from the coding sequence ATGAATGATATGCCGCGAAACGGTGTGCCGCAGAGCGCTGTGGAGCCGTCAGGCACAGGGCCTCAGCCAGGGCAGGAGGCAGCAGGCTTAGGTCTTGCCGGACATAAATCTCTGCTGCCCGACTCCAGAACCGGAGAACGGAAGATTGAGCATGTACGGCTCTGCCTGAATGAAGATGTGGCCGGCAGTGGAATTACGACCGGGTTCGAGCAGTACCGGTTCCGCCATAACGCGCTGCCGGAGCTGGATTATGATACTATCTCACTGGATACTGAATTCTTAGGCCGTGCGCTGCGTACCCCGCTGTTGATCAGCTCTATGACCGGGGGAAGCGCGGCTACAGGGAAGATCAATGAGCGGCTGGCCGAAGCGGCGGAGCGCCGGGGCTGGGCGCTGGGAGTCGGCTCGGTGCGCGCGGCTGTAGAACGCGCGGAGCTGGCGGCTACCTTCCATGTGCGGGCCAATGCCCCCGCGATTCCGGTTATTGCAAATGTTGGAGCTGTGCAGCTCGCGTACGGCTTCGGGGTAGAAGAATGCCGCCGGGCGGTTGAGATTGCCGGAGCGGACTGGCTGGTTCTCCATTTGAACGGGCTGCAGGAGGTATTCCAGCCCGAGGGTGACACCGGCTTCGGTTCCCTGCTGAAGCGGATAGAGGCATTATGCCGGAGCCTTGAGATTCCAGTGGGGATCAAGGAGGTCGGCTGGGGGATTGACGGCGATACCGCCGCCCGGCTATATCAGGCTGGCGCTGCCTTCATTGATGTCGCCGGAGCAGGCGGCACTTCCTGGAGCCAGGTAGAGAAGTTCCGCAGCATCGATCCGGTGCGGCGTGCGGCAGCGGAGGCCTTCGCCGACTGGGGCATTCCCACGGCGGAGTGCATTGCCGAGGTCCGCGCGGTCTCTCCGCACGGGGCATTGATCGGCAGCGGCGGGTTGAAGAACGGCGTTGATGCCGCCAAGGCGCTGGCTCTTGGCGCGGATCTGGCGGGCTTCGGACGGGGACTGCTGGGTCCGGCCGTCAGCTCCGAGGAGGCGCTGGATCAGGCGCTGGCCCAGGTAGAGCTGGAGCTGCGGACAGTGATGTTCGGCATCGGCGCGCCGGATCTTGCCGCATTGCGCGGAACGCCGCGTCTGGTCCGGCGCTGA
- a CDS encoding GNAT family N-acetyltransferase, with protein MTITLIPMDETAFQSFLKQSTRDYAEEKVQAGAWDADTALAQAQESMNRYLPQGLNTAGAYFYSVVEETSGTEAGYLWFNVTENRGVREAFIYDIYIFEPFQGRGYGKQTLLLLDEEARKLKAAKIGLHVFGHNERAFGLYKKMGFQVTDITMSKTL; from the coding sequence ATGACGATTACACTAATCCCGATGGACGAAACTGCGTTTCAGTCGTTCTTGAAGCAATCTACCCGCGACTACGCAGAAGAGAAAGTACAAGCCGGTGCCTGGGATGCAGATACAGCGTTAGCGCAGGCCCAGGAATCGATGAATCGCTACCTGCCGCAAGGCCTCAATACGGCGGGAGCTTATTTCTATTCGGTAGTAGAGGAGACTTCGGGGACTGAGGCCGGTTATCTCTGGTTCAACGTGACCGAGAACCGCGGGGTGCGGGAGGCGTTCATTTATGACATTTATATCTTCGAGCCGTTCCAGGGCCGGGGCTATGGCAAGCAGACACTGCTCCTGTTGGATGAAGAAGCCCGGAAGCTGAAGGCGGCCAAGATCGGCCTGCATGTCTTCGGTCACAACGAACGCGCCTTCGGGCTATATAAGAAAATGGGCTTCCAGGTTACAGACATCACGATGTCCAAGACGTTGTAG